From a region of the Chitinophaga caseinilytica genome:
- a CDS encoding HAMP domain-containing sensor histidine kinase, with protein sequence MKIKYKIAIYYTLSAAFLLIAFAVLAYYFSAKSRRDEYLERLEYRARSIGSVIIENDQVQIGLLRKLDKTTFQDLYQETILVYNENYDLLYTNVKDTAVRIPRALLDQVKQQGSLIRNQQEGELAGLHYTEDNISVLVLVSSFDKYGFQNLQNLRRILIIELIVGVVLLVGVGYFFARKMVQPIDRLVEQADSINANNMQDSRVEIKGSDEIAQLGANFNTMLQRLSHSFDLQKSFVSNASHELRTPLAAIISQLQVTLAKERTGPEYEAVLESVLEDAEGLSELTNGLLQLAQSEMNRHEFAFTPVRVDELLWDTADFVRRKWKSVGKVDIQFLREPEQDEMITCNGNEALLRILFINLLDNACKFSEDASARVILDFNERYILVHVKDHGPGIPPGEQEKIFEPFFRGTNAVQARGHGLGLSICRRITDLHDGRLTVFSIPGEGSTFTVQLPHIIV encoded by the coding sequence TTGAAGATCAAATATAAAATAGCTATTTACTATACGCTGTCGGCCGCCTTCCTGCTGATCGCATTCGCCGTACTGGCATATTACTTCTCCGCCAAATCGCGGCGCGACGAGTACCTCGAGCGCCTGGAATACCGCGCGCGCTCCATCGGCAGCGTCATCATCGAAAACGACCAGGTACAGATCGGGCTGCTGCGCAAACTCGATAAAACGACTTTCCAGGACCTTTACCAGGAAACGATCCTCGTGTATAACGAGAACTACGACCTGCTCTATACGAACGTGAAAGATACGGCGGTGCGCATCCCTCGGGCGCTGCTGGACCAGGTCAAACAACAGGGCTCGCTGATCCGCAACCAACAGGAAGGGGAACTGGCCGGGTTGCATTACACCGAAGACAACATCAGCGTGCTGGTGCTCGTCTCTTCGTTCGACAAATACGGGTTCCAGAACCTCCAGAACCTGCGGCGCATCCTTATAATAGAGCTCATCGTGGGAGTGGTGCTGCTGGTGGGCGTGGGGTATTTCTTCGCAAGGAAGATGGTGCAGCCCATCGACCGGCTCGTGGAACAGGCGGATTCCATCAACGCCAATAACATGCAGGATTCGCGGGTGGAGATCAAGGGGAGCGACGAGATCGCGCAATTGGGCGCGAATTTCAATACCATGTTACAACGCTTAAGTCATTCGTTCGACCTCCAGAAAAGTTTCGTGAGCAATGCCAGTCATGAGCTACGGACCCCGTTGGCGGCGATCATCAGCCAGTTGCAGGTAACGCTCGCCAAGGAGCGTACCGGGCCGGAATACGAAGCCGTGCTGGAATCCGTGCTGGAAGATGCGGAGGGATTGAGCGAACTGACGAACGGGCTGCTGCAGCTGGCGCAGTCTGAAATGAACCGCCACGAGTTCGCGTTCACGCCCGTTCGGGTAGACGAGCTGTTGTGGGATACGGCGGATTTCGTACGGCGGAAATGGAAATCCGTCGGCAAGGTAGACATCCAGTTCCTCCGCGAGCCGGAGCAGGACGAGATGATCACCTGCAACGGGAACGAGGCGTTGTTGCGCATTTTGTTCATCAACCTGCTCGACAATGCTTGCAAGTTTTCCGAAGACGCCTCCGCCCGGGTGATCCTCGATTTTAACGAACGGTACATTTTAGTACATGTAAAGGACCACGGCCCCGGGATCCCTCCCGGCGAGCAGGAAAAAATATTCGAGCCCTTCTTCCGCGGCACCAATGCGGTACAGGCGCGGGGCCACGGGCTGGGCCTCTCTATCTGCCGGCGCATTACCGATCTGCACGACGGGCGGCTGACCGTGTTCTCCATCCCCGGAGAAGGCAGTACGTTTACCGTACAATTGCCACATATTATCGTTTAA
- the infC gene encoding translation initiation factor IF-3 — MQQGPRPNFRGRNPNFRREQQQEHRTNRMIRVPEVRLVGDNVEPGVYSTEEALRMAQDQQLDLVEISPNAAPPVCRIIDYNKFLYEKKKKEKEMKANAHKSEVKEIRFTPNTDDHDFDFKAKHAEKFLKEGNKVKTYVQFKGRAIMFKERGELILLKFAERLAEVGALEGMPLMEGKRMIAIFAPKSSKKATKAPKEPKEGGDRPERPERPERPERHDRDQAPQQPQQPPVRRPIEIKYATPAPKPNTDTNNSGN, encoded by the coding sequence ATGCAACAAGGACCAAGACCAAATTTCAGGGGCAGAAACCCCAACTTCAGAAGAGAACAACAACAGGAACACCGTACCAACAGGATGATCCGCGTTCCGGAAGTAAGGCTGGTAGGCGACAATGTTGAGCCGGGTGTTTACAGCACGGAAGAGGCGCTTCGTATGGCGCAGGACCAGCAGCTCGACCTGGTGGAGATTTCCCCCAACGCCGCGCCTCCTGTTTGCCGGATCATCGACTATAATAAATTCCTCTACGAGAAAAAGAAGAAGGAAAAGGAAATGAAGGCCAACGCTCACAAGAGCGAGGTTAAGGAAATCCGCTTCACGCCCAATACCGACGATCACGACTTCGACTTCAAGGCCAAGCACGCCGAAAAATTCCTCAAGGAAGGCAACAAGGTTAAAACTTATGTGCAGTTCAAAGGCCGCGCCATCATGTTTAAGGAGCGCGGAGAACTGATCCTGCTGAAGTTTGCCGAGCGCCTCGCCGAAGTGGGCGCCCTCGAAGGCATGCCCCTCATGGAAGGCAAGCGCATGATCGCCATCTTTGCTCCCAAATCCAGCAAGAAGGCCACCAAAGCGCCCAAAGAGCCGAAAGAAGGCGGCGATCGCCCGGAGCGTCCCGAACGCCCTGAACGCCCCGAGCGTCATGACCGCGACCAGGCTCCGCAGCAACCGCAGCAGCCTCCCGTACGCCGGCCCATCGAGATCAAGTACGCCACTCCGGCCCCCAAGCCGAATACGGACACGAACAACAGCGGCAACTAA
- a CDS encoding CusA/CzcA family heavy metal efflux RND transporter encodes MNKFIRNIVGFSLRNRFFVFFMLAVLTVGGVVAYLHTPIEAFPDVTNTQIVIVSEWNGRSAEEVERFVTTPIEISMNGVQKKTSVRSITMFGLSVIKIIFDDDVEDFFARQQVNNMLRNVSLPEGVEPEVQPPYGPTGEVFRYWLKSPHRDSRSLLTYQNWVIDRQLRSVPGVADVVAFGGQEKIYEITADPIKLAKYDITPLELYQAAAQSNINVGGDVIEKNGQAYVVRGIGLLDNIQDIENIIIENVDGTPILVKNVANVREASLPRVGQAGLNEMDDIVEGIVVMRKGENPSEVLARIKDKVQELNDKVLPGDIKMETFYDRDVLMKYCTETVMHNLLEGIIFVTVIVFLFMADWRTTLIVGIIIPLALLFAFICLKLKGMSANLLSMGAIDFGIIIDGAVVMVEGIFVMLDHRAKQFGMEKFNRMAKLGWIKKTGGELGKAVFFSKLIIIISLLPIFSFQKVEGKMFSPLAWTLGFALLGALLFTLTLVPVLTSILLNKNVREKHNPVVNFFNRIVMGGFNWTYSHKKLSLLLAVLFMGASFGSAKFLGSEFLPQLNEGALWVEAKLPMSMSLNETVQFVHKFRKELGSFPEVNGVLSQTGRSNDGTDPSGFYYVQCQVNLKPKKEWGRKITMDQLVEEMDKRLRQYQGVVYNYSQPIIDNVAEAVAGINASNAVKIYGDDLNELDRIANQVITQIQDVRGIKDVGILRNIGQPEMSVRLSDTKMALYGVKTADAQAVIEMAIGGKTATQLYEGERKFDVRVRYDADYRKDEVDLQNLMVPAMNGKKIPLKEIATIYTQTGPAFIYRDNTKRFIGVKFSVRDRDLGSTIAEAQARVNKGIQLPKGYSIGWTGEFENQVRATKTLGQVVPVSLIAIFIILFIMMGSVKDAGLILMNVPFALIGGILALHVSGINFGISAGVGFIALFGICIQNGVILISVFHKNLQARMPLNDAIRHGVEERIRPVVMTALMAAIGLIPAAVSSGIGSETQKPLAVVVIGGLITATVLTLLIFPLIFYSAYRRRYAKTL; translated from the coding sequence ATGAACAAATTCATTAGAAATATCGTAGGATTTTCGCTCAGGAACCGGTTTTTCGTGTTCTTCATGCTGGCGGTGCTCACCGTTGGCGGCGTTGTCGCCTATCTGCATACGCCCATCGAAGCTTTCCCGGACGTCACCAACACCCAGATCGTCATCGTATCGGAATGGAACGGCAGGAGCGCGGAAGAAGTGGAACGCTTCGTGACCACGCCCATCGAAATATCCATGAACGGCGTCCAGAAAAAGACGAGCGTCCGCTCCATCACCATGTTCGGCCTGTCTGTCATCAAGATCATTTTCGACGACGATGTGGAAGATTTCTTCGCCAGGCAGCAGGTCAATAATATGCTCCGGAACGTATCGCTCCCAGAAGGCGTGGAGCCCGAAGTGCAGCCGCCGTACGGCCCCACGGGCGAAGTGTTCAGGTATTGGCTGAAAAGCCCCCATCGCGATTCGCGCAGCCTGCTCACTTACCAGAACTGGGTGATCGACCGTCAGCTGCGGAGCGTGCCTGGCGTGGCCGATGTTGTTGCCTTCGGCGGACAGGAGAAGATTTACGAGATCACCGCCGATCCCATCAAGCTTGCCAAATACGACATTACGCCCCTGGAACTTTACCAGGCCGCGGCGCAAAGCAATATCAACGTGGGCGGCGACGTGATCGAGAAGAACGGCCAGGCGTATGTGGTGCGCGGCATCGGGCTGCTCGACAATATTCAGGACATCGAAAACATCATCATCGAAAACGTGGACGGAACGCCGATCCTCGTCAAAAACGTGGCGAACGTGCGCGAAGCGTCGCTCCCCCGCGTGGGCCAGGCCGGCCTGAACGAAATGGACGATATCGTGGAAGGGATCGTGGTGATGCGGAAAGGGGAGAACCCTTCCGAAGTGCTGGCGCGGATCAAGGATAAAGTACAGGAACTGAACGATAAGGTGCTGCCCGGCGACATTAAAATGGAAACCTTCTACGACCGCGACGTGCTCATGAAATATTGCACCGAAACGGTGATGCACAACCTGCTGGAAGGGATCATTTTCGTGACGGTGATCGTGTTCCTCTTCATGGCCGACTGGCGAACGACGCTCATCGTGGGGATCATCATCCCGCTGGCGCTCCTGTTCGCCTTCATCTGCCTGAAATTGAAAGGCATGAGCGCCAACCTGCTCAGCATGGGCGCTATCGACTTCGGGATCATTATTGACGGGGCCGTGGTGATGGTGGAAGGGATATTCGTGATGCTCGACCATCGGGCCAAGCAGTTCGGGATGGAGAAATTCAACCGGATGGCCAAGCTGGGATGGATCAAAAAGACCGGCGGAGAACTGGGCAAGGCCGTTTTCTTCTCCAAACTCATCATCATCATTTCCCTGCTGCCCATTTTCTCTTTCCAGAAAGTGGAAGGGAAGATGTTCTCTCCCCTGGCCTGGACGCTGGGATTTGCGCTGCTCGGTGCGCTGCTGTTTACGCTGACGCTCGTGCCGGTGCTCACGTCCATCCTTTTGAACAAGAACGTCCGCGAGAAGCACAACCCCGTGGTGAACTTCTTCAACCGCATCGTGATGGGCGGTTTCAACTGGACGTATTCCCATAAGAAATTGTCGCTGCTACTGGCGGTATTGTTCATGGGGGCCAGCTTCGGTTCCGCGAAATTCCTTGGCTCAGAGTTTCTTCCGCAGCTCAATGAAGGGGCGCTGTGGGTGGAAGCGAAGCTCCCCATGAGCATGTCGCTCAATGAAACCGTGCAGTTCGTCCATAAATTCAGGAAAGAGCTGGGCAGCTTCCCGGAAGTGAACGGGGTGCTGTCGCAAACGGGCCGTTCCAACGACGGTACCGACCCCAGCGGGTTTTATTACGTGCAATGCCAGGTGAATCTGAAACCCAAGAAGGAGTGGGGCCGCAAGATCACGATGGACCAGCTCGTCGAGGAAATGGACAAGCGCCTCCGGCAATACCAGGGCGTGGTGTACAACTACTCGCAGCCCATTATCGACAACGTGGCCGAAGCCGTGGCCGGCATCAATGCCAGCAACGCGGTGAAGATTTACGGGGACGATCTCAATGAGCTCGACCGGATCGCCAACCAGGTGATCACGCAGATCCAGGATGTGCGGGGGATCAAGGACGTGGGGATTCTGCGGAACATCGGCCAGCCAGAAATGAGCGTCCGCCTCAGCGACACCAAAATGGCGCTCTACGGTGTGAAAACGGCAGACGCGCAGGCCGTGATCGAAATGGCCATCGGCGGTAAAACGGCGACGCAGCTGTACGAAGGCGAGCGCAAGTTCGACGTGCGCGTGCGGTACGACGCCGATTACCGGAAAGACGAGGTAGACCTGCAGAACCTCATGGTGCCCGCCATGAACGGGAAGAAGATACCCTTGAAAGAGATCGCTACCATTTATACGCAAACCGGTCCGGCGTTCATTTACCGCGACAATACCAAGCGGTTCATCGGGGTGAAGTTCTCCGTCCGCGACCGCGACCTGGGCAGTACCATCGCCGAGGCGCAGGCCAGGGTGAACAAGGGCATCCAGTTGCCGAAAGGGTATTCTATCGGGTGGACGGGCGAGTTCGAGAACCAGGTGCGGGCTACGAAGACCCTGGGGCAGGTGGTGCCCGTCAGCCTCATCGCCATCTTTATCATCCTGTTCATTATGATGGGCAGTGTGAAAGACGCGGGGCTCATTCTCATGAACGTGCCGTTCGCGCTCATCGGCGGGATCCTGGCGCTGCATGTATCCGGCATCAACTTCGGGATTTCGGCGGGGGTTGGTTTCATTGCGCTGTTCGGGATATGTATCCAGAACGGGGTGATCCTCATCTCGGTGTTCCACAAGAACCTCCAGGCCAGGATGCCCCTGAACGATGCGATACGCCACGGCGTGGAAGAGCGCATCCGGCCGGTGGTGATGACCGCCCTCATGGCCGCGATCGGGCTCATCCCGGCGGCGGTGAGCAGCGGCATCGGGTCGGAAACCCAGAAACCGCTGGCCGTAGTGGTGATAGGAGGGCTAATCACGGCTACCGTGCTCACGCTCCTCATCTTCCCCCTCATTTTCTACTCCGCTTACCGGAGGAGATACGCAAAAACGCTTTGA
- a CDS encoding efflux RND transporter periplasmic adaptor subunit translates to MKTYTIPLLLAAAAAFGGCRHSQAEDTEKATFALSDTMLATIKIDTTAVKPVENELRLSGKVTPDLSKVLKLYPIVSGYVKDIKVQLGDYVKKGQVLAVIQSGEIADYDKQLADAYSDLAIAEKSLKVAQDLYQSQLSTQKDVVNAEEERNKARAEIGRLNELMKLYRKGSGSTSIVTAPISGYIIEKNINNGMELRADNSAHMFTISELDEVWIMANVFETDIARVQEGYPADVTTISYPDQTFHGKIDKVYNVLDPDTKTMQVRIRLNNEGMLLKPEMFATVLLKYREGAELPAIPSSAVIFDKGKNFVMVFRDRNNIDTREVKVAKSLNDITYISRGLQPGDKVISHNQLLIYDALND, encoded by the coding sequence ATGAAAACATATACGATCCCCCTGTTGCTGGCCGCTGCCGCCGCTTTTGGCGGATGCAGGCACTCCCAGGCGGAAGACACCGAAAAAGCCACCTTCGCGCTCAGCGACACGATGCTGGCCACCATCAAGATCGACACCACGGCCGTAAAACCCGTGGAAAACGAACTGCGCCTCTCCGGCAAAGTGACGCCAGACCTCAGCAAAGTGCTCAAATTATACCCGATCGTGAGCGGCTATGTGAAAGACATTAAAGTGCAGCTGGGCGATTACGTGAAAAAAGGACAGGTACTCGCCGTGATCCAGAGCGGTGAGATTGCCGATTACGATAAACAGCTCGCCGATGCGTACTCCGACCTCGCCATCGCCGAAAAAAGCCTCAAAGTAGCGCAAGACCTCTACCAGAGCCAGCTTTCCACGCAAAAAGACGTGGTGAACGCCGAAGAAGAACGCAATAAAGCCCGCGCGGAAATCGGAAGGCTCAACGAGCTGATGAAACTCTACCGCAAAGGCAGTGGCTCCACCTCCATCGTAACAGCCCCCATCAGCGGATATATCATCGAAAAGAATATCAACAACGGGATGGAGCTCCGGGCAGACAACAGCGCGCATATGTTCACCATCTCCGAGCTGGACGAAGTCTGGATCATGGCCAACGTCTTCGAGACAGACATCGCCAGGGTACAGGAAGGATACCCGGCGGATGTGACCACCATCAGCTATCCCGACCAGACTTTCCACGGCAAGATCGATAAAGTGTACAACGTGCTCGATCCGGATACCAAAACCATGCAGGTCCGCATCCGGCTGAACAACGAAGGCATGCTCCTCAAACCGGAAATGTTCGCCACCGTGCTGCTCAAATACCGCGAAGGCGCCGAATTGCCCGCCATTCCCAGCTCGGCCGTCATTTTCGATAAGGGCAAGAATTTCGTGATGGTGTTCCGCGACCGGAACAATATCGATACCCGCGAGGTGAAAGTTGCCAAATCGCTCAATGATATCACTTACATCAGCCGCGGGCTGCAACCCGGCGACAAAGTGATTTCCCATAATCAACTGCTTATTTACGACGCCCTGAACGACTAA
- a CDS encoding TolC family protein produces the protein MIFVLTLKGFSQEARSLTLQQAEQEFLQRNFRLLAERYRVNAAEALVDQAKKWDNPTLSGTLGFGSLDKVQPFHIGGGGQLEGSVEQIIQMAGKRNKQVQLARWNAATSAAAFSELMRTLRLELRSSFYQLYFLKESEKTLRNQLSNLQRILEAYRSADASGSVAHADVIRLQALQVGIANDYTDLRQQEMDASLRLQLLLGSKEPVTPEAGPDVLQRYVLGGYDLATLTDTALANRPDLQVADRRLEAAKMNNRLQKALAVPDLHLGAAYDRQGSYTNNFIGLTVGVDLPLWNRNQGNIRASAQEVKAQAAELDEQKLTVSAEVANALEKIQFLEKGTEWPDLKSFNAEYTRLIEEVAANFRKGNISLLQFIDYFNSYSEHILHANKFLSDRVLAYEELNYTTGTQLFNNPQ, from the coding sequence ATGATTTTTGTCCTGACCCTGAAAGGATTTTCCCAGGAGGCCCGCTCCCTTACACTGCAACAGGCCGAACAGGAATTCCTGCAGCGCAACTTCCGGCTACTGGCCGAACGGTACCGCGTCAATGCCGCGGAGGCGCTCGTGGACCAGGCGAAAAAATGGGATAACCCCACGCTTTCAGGGACCTTAGGCTTCGGATCCCTGGACAAGGTACAGCCTTTTCATATCGGCGGCGGTGGACAGCTCGAGGGCTCAGTGGAACAGATCATCCAGATGGCAGGCAAACGCAACAAACAGGTGCAACTGGCCCGTTGGAACGCAGCTACGTCTGCCGCCGCTTTCTCCGAGCTCATGCGGACGCTCCGCCTGGAGCTGCGCAGCAGTTTTTATCAATTGTATTTCCTGAAAGAGTCCGAAAAGACGCTGCGCAACCAGCTCAGCAATCTCCAGCGCATCCTGGAAGCTTATCGCAGCGCAGACGCCAGCGGGAGCGTGGCCCACGCCGACGTGATCCGCCTCCAAGCCCTCCAGGTAGGTATCGCCAACGACTATACGGATTTGCGCCAGCAGGAAATGGACGCCTCCCTGCGCCTGCAGCTCTTGTTGGGCAGTAAGGAGCCCGTGACGCCCGAGGCTGGCCCGGACGTGCTGCAACGCTATGTATTGGGCGGGTACGACCTCGCCACCCTGACAGATACCGCACTGGCCAACCGGCCCGACCTTCAGGTGGCGGACCGCAGGCTGGAAGCGGCCAAAATGAACAACCGCCTACAGAAAGCGCTGGCCGTTCCCGATCTGCACCTCGGCGCGGCTTACGACCGGCAGGGGAGTTACACCAATAATTTCATAGGGCTTACGGTAGGGGTAGACCTTCCGTTGTGGAACCGCAACCAGGGCAACATCCGCGCTTCGGCGCAGGAAGTGAAAGCTCAGGCCGCGGAGCTGGACGAGCAGAAACTGACCGTTTCCGCCGAAGTGGCGAACGCGCTGGAAAAAATCCAGTTCCTGGAAAAGGGGACGGAATGGCCCGACCTCAAATCGTTCAACGCCGAATATACCCGCCTCATTGAAGAAGTGGCGGCGAACTTCCGGAAAGGGAACATCTCGCTCCTGCAGTTCATCGATTACTTCAACAGTTACAGCGAACACATCCTGCACGCCAACAAATTCCTCAGCGACCGCGTGCTGGCGTACGAAGAGCTGAACTACACAACCGGCACGCAATTATTCAACAATCCGCAATGA
- a CDS encoding RNA polymerase sigma factor yields MNTSTTHEQELLIRLSEGDGAAFAELFHEYRDRIYATAVRLMGSHSHAEEIVQEVFMKIWLNRSALPQVTFFRAYLFTTARNHIFNSLKQLARERTADILHAEPACKGTEERVLGRDFERVLQNAVRQLPPQQERVYHLSKVEGRPRHEVAHLLQLSPETVKVHLARAMRSIREYCTARMDIPGLILSSAFASELFFMVV; encoded by the coding sequence ATGAACACGTCAACCACACACGAACAGGAATTACTGATACGGTTATCGGAGGGAGACGGCGCCGCCTTCGCCGAACTATTCCACGAATACAGGGACCGTATTTACGCTACGGCCGTCAGGCTGATGGGCAGCCACTCCCATGCGGAAGAGATCGTACAGGAAGTATTCATGAAAATCTGGCTCAACCGGAGCGCCCTTCCCCAGGTCACCTTTTTCCGCGCCTATCTTTTCACCACCGCACGCAATCATATATTCAACAGCCTTAAACAGCTGGCCCGCGAACGCACGGCCGACATCCTCCATGCCGAGCCCGCATGTAAAGGCACCGAAGAACGGGTGCTGGGCCGCGACTTCGAGCGGGTGCTCCAGAACGCCGTTCGCCAGCTGCCGCCCCAACAGGAGCGGGTATACCATCTCAGCAAGGTAGAAGGGCGCCCCCGGCATGAAGTGGCACACCTGCTGCAACTGTCTCCCGAAACCGTGAAAGTGCACCTGGCCCGCGCCATGCGCTCCATCCGCGAATATTGCACCGCCCGGATGGACATTCCCGGCCTCATCCTCTCCTCGGCTTTCGCTTCGGAATTATTTTTTATGGTCGTGTAA
- a CDS encoding response regulator transcription factor: MQRILIVEDEVKVANAVRMGLEENGFEVEVAYDGRMGKSLATSGDYDLVILDLNLPHHNGYEICELIRRRNNKVAVIMLTAFGGMDDKMQAFELGADDYLVKPFDFRELLARIRVFLKRAGAEVPTHRNDKISIGDLEIDRERKEAWRAGKKIPLTAKEYQLLELLALHKGKVISKMTIAEKVWNIDFDTGTNVIEVYINFLRKKIDKDFDVKLLHTKTGMGYFLSDEP; encoded by the coding sequence ATGCAAAGGATACTGATCGTTGAAGATGAAGTGAAAGTCGCCAACGCCGTGAGAATGGGGCTGGAGGAAAACGGATTCGAGGTGGAAGTGGCCTACGACGGGCGGATGGGCAAAAGTCTCGCCACCAGCGGCGATTACGACCTCGTCATTCTCGACCTTAACCTCCCTCACCATAACGGTTACGAAATCTGCGAACTGATCCGCCGGCGGAACAACAAGGTAGCCGTCATCATGCTGACCGCCTTCGGCGGGATGGACGACAAGATGCAGGCCTTTGAACTGGGGGCAGACGATTACCTCGTCAAACCCTTCGATTTCCGCGAGCTGCTGGCGCGCATCCGCGTGTTCCTCAAAAGGGCCGGAGCAGAAGTGCCCACCCATCGCAACGACAAAATCTCCATCGGCGACCTGGAAATCGACCGGGAGCGGAAAGAAGCCTGGCGCGCCGGTAAAAAAATCCCCCTCACCGCCAAAGAATACCAGCTGCTCGAGCTGCTGGCACTTCATAAAGGAAAAGTCATCTCCAAGATGACGATCGCCGAAAAAGTCTGGAACATCGATTTCGACACCGGCACCAACGTGATAGAGGTATACATCAACTTCCTCCGGAAAAAAATCGATAAGGATTTCGACGTTAAATTGCTGCACACCAAAACGGGGATGGGTTATTTCCTGTCCGACGAACCCTGA
- a CDS encoding cation diffusion facilitator family transporter: MIRKELRIILLSLGVSLVLTVAKFAAYFLTHSVAILSDALESIINVVAGAFACYSIYLAGKPRDENHPYGHGKVEFFSIGFEGAMIFIAGVLILYKAIQYFIAQPQLEQIDNGLWMIGGTAAANMAMGLYLIRSGKTLGSITLSGNGQHLLTDAYSSLALIAALLVLKFTGFMWIDPLVSVVVAGLILRKGYQLMRQSISGLMDETDMKVVDKVAEILNRNRRPAWIDVHNMRVQQYGNNYHIDCHVTLPWYLELSQAHEELKRMEDCVKREMDAHEVEFFIHADPCVPESCRHCGIEVCPVRKHPSEGRIEWNRANVLPNRKH; the protein is encoded by the coding sequence TTGATCAGGAAGGAACTACGGATCATTCTGCTTTCGCTGGGCGTGAGCCTGGTGCTGACCGTCGCCAAGTTTGCGGCGTATTTCCTCACGCACTCTGTTGCCATACTTTCCGATGCGCTGGAATCCATCATCAACGTGGTGGCCGGCGCTTTCGCGTGCTACAGCATATACCTGGCGGGCAAACCCAGAGACGAAAACCATCCATACGGCCATGGTAAAGTAGAATTCTTCTCGATCGGCTTCGAAGGCGCCATGATCTTCATCGCCGGCGTGCTCATCCTCTACAAGGCAATACAGTACTTTATTGCACAACCACAACTCGAGCAAATCGACAACGGATTGTGGATGATCGGCGGCACCGCGGCGGCGAACATGGCGATGGGGCTTTACCTCATCCGCTCCGGCAAAACCCTCGGCTCCATCACGCTTTCGGGGAACGGGCAGCATTTGCTGACAGACGCGTACAGCTCCCTGGCCCTCATCGCAGCCTTGCTGGTATTAAAGTTCACGGGTTTCATGTGGATAGACCCGCTCGTGTCGGTTGTGGTGGCGGGATTGATCCTGCGGAAAGGGTACCAGCTCATGCGGCAATCCATCAGCGGGCTGATGGACGAAACGGATATGAAGGTGGTAGACAAAGTGGCGGAAATCCTGAACCGGAACCGCCGTCCTGCCTGGATCGACGTGCATAATATGCGGGTACAGCAATACGGGAACAACTATCATATCGACTGCCACGTAACCCTGCCCTGGTACCTGGAGCTGAGCCAGGCGCACGAAGAGCTGAAACGCATGGAAGATTGCGTGAAGCGGGAAATGGACGCCCACGAAGTGGAATTCTTCATCCATGCAGACCCCTGCGTCCCGGAAAGCTGCCGCCACTGCGGGATTGAAGTATGCCCCGTCAGGAAACACCCTTCCGAAGGCCGCATCGAATGGAACCGCGCCAACGTACTCCCCAACCGGAAACATTAG